In Nitrosophilus labii, the following proteins share a genomic window:
- a CDS encoding thiamine-phosphate pyrophosphorylase translates to MEAAKIDKALALAKPKLLRLIDANLNRLKEGIRVVEDIYRYIFDKKDIASRLKELRHIAKISEYETLLKSRDIKNDVLKESTQSEKERTKLEDILVANFKRAQESARVLEESFKLIDHEMAEKFKYIRYELYDLEKSVLNITPSQDS, encoded by the coding sequence TTGGAAGCAGCGAAGATTGATAAAGCTTTGGCTTTAGCTAAGCCAAAGCTTTTAAGGCTTATAGATGCAAATCTTAACAGATTAAAAGAGGGCATTAGAGTAGTAGAAGATATATATCGCTATATTTTCGATAAAAAAGATATAGCTTCAAGACTAAAAGAGTTAAGGCATATCGCTAAAATATCAGAGTACGAAACTCTCTTAAAATCGAGAGATATAAAAAACGATGTTCTGAAAGAGAGTACCCAAAGTGAAAAAGAGAGAACTAAACTAGAAGATATTTTAGTAGCAAACTTCAAAAGAGCACAAGAGTCTGCGAGAGTTTTAGAAGAAAGTTTCAAGCTTATAGACCATGAAATGGCTGAAAAATTTAAATATATCAGATATGAACTTTACGATCTTGAAAAGAGTGTTTTAAACATTACTCCATCTCAAGACTCATAA
- a CDS encoding energy-coupling factor ABC transporter ATP-binding protein, protein MIEVKNIFFEYEDFRGRKKELLKDISFSVEKGERVVLLGVNGSGKSTLLKILDALLFPKNGTYIFDGVEIKKKNFKNIAKSFRKDVAFLMQDPNTLLFNATVKEEIEFGLREFGFDNVEDRAIEIAKRFGLEKYLDTPPYYLSGGEKQRVALAAILAIEPKLLLMDEPSSNLDPPTTGWLIDLLNDMQVTTIISTHNLSLAYEFGERALVLSKSHELIFDGELERFLSDMQLLMKAQLLHKHKHKHKHNGVVHSHYHLHDWKI, encoded by the coding sequence ATGATTGAAGTTAAAAATATTTTTTTCGAATATGAAGATTTTAGAGGAAGGAAGAAAGAGCTTTTAAAAGATATAAGTTTTAGTGTTGAAAAAGGAGAAAGAGTTGTTTTGCTAGGAGTTAATGGCAGCGGCAAAAGTACTCTTTTGAAGATTTTAGATGCTCTTCTTTTTCCTAAAAATGGAACTTACATTTTCGATGGAGTTGAGATAAAGAAAAAAAATTTCAAAAATATAGCAAAAAGTTTTAGAAAAGATGTGGCTTTTTTGATGCAAGACCCAAATACTCTTTTATTTAACGCAACTGTAAAAGAGGAGATTGAGTTTGGCTTAAGAGAGTTTGGTTTTGATAACGTAGAAGATAGAGCTATAGAGATTGCCAAAAGATTCGGTTTGGAAAAATATCTTGATACTCCACCTTATTATCTTAGTGGAGGGGAGAAACAAAGAGTAGCGCTGGCCGCGATTTTGGCAATAGAGCCTAAACTTTTGCTCATGGATGAGCCATCTTCCAATCTAGATCCGCCAACAACCGGCTGGCTTATTGATCTTTTAAATGATATGCAAGTGACTACGATTATTTCTACTCACAATCTTAGTTTAGCTTATGAATTTGGTGAAAGAGCTTTGGTACTTTCAAAGAGTCATGAATTGATTTTTGATGGAGAGTTGGAGAGGTTTTTATCAGATATGCAACTTTTAATGAAGGCACAGCTTCTTCATAAACATAAACATAAACATAAACATAATGGAGTGGTGCATAGTCATTACCATTTGCATGACTGGAAAATATAG
- a CDS encoding DUF4198 domain-containing protein — protein MRLALLSIFFAVTLFAHDIWIEKSDQGYKLLYGHLHISKEHSGAKIIKYDPNKIKKVICKKGDKSENLNVIKEYPLSLKKECDELYIFMDNGYYTKTSYGVKNLPKDSVKMALKSWRSFESIKYLEKNSKKPLSSAFEIVLLNNPKEVGDKARLLILFDKKPIEGAIVAYDSKPRGKSSKDGRVNIRIKREGLQNISATLRKSGDGKKSDEIVYTTTLNFKVEK, from the coding sequence ATGAGGTTGGCTCTGTTATCTATTTTTTTCGCCGTGACCCTTTTTGCTCATGATATCTGGATAGAAAAGAGTGATCAGGGATATAAGCTTTTATACGGTCATCTTCATATTAGTAAAGAACACTCCGGAGCCAAAATTATAAAATATGATCCAAACAAGATAAAAAAGGTGATCTGTAAAAAGGGAGATAAGAGTGAGAATCTAAATGTAATAAAAGAGTATCCTCTGAGTTTGAAAAAAGAGTGCGATGAGCTCTATATCTTTATGGATAACGGCTATTACACCAAAACTTCTTATGGAGTAAAAAATCTTCCAAAAGATAGTGTAAAAATGGCTCTTAAAAGCTGGAGAAGTTTTGAGAGCATTAAATATCTGGAAAAAAACTCGAAAAAACCTCTCTCTTCTGCTTTTGAGATAGTTTTGCTCAATAACCCAAAAGAGGTAGGCGACAAAGCAAGACTTTTGATCCTTTTTGATAAAAAACCGATAGAGGGAGCTATCGTAGCTTATGATTCAAAACCTAGAGGCAAAAGTTCAAAAGATGGCAGAGTAAATATAAGGATTAAAAGAGAAGGACTTCAAAATATCAGTGCCACTTTGAGAAAGAGTGGTGATGGAAAAAAGAGTGACGAAATAGTTTATACAACAACTTTGAATTTTAAGGTTGAAAAATGA
- the hypB gene encoding hydrogenase nickel incorporation protein HypB encodes MCKDCGCSITEHTHEHQHEHLHSNPQLNDTKTIEVITKILDKNDHEAKHNREHFEKYNVLAINLMSSPGSGKTSVLEQLALMNEFRFGVIEGDLETNRDADRLKAKGVPAYQIQTGSACHLDAFMVHEALHKIPLQDLDVCFIENVGNLVCPASYDVGAHLNIVLVSVPEGDDKIEKYPVMFRQADLVLITKTDLLPYFDFDVKRAKETARRLKPNVDILEVSTKDNESLKKLANWIKFKMEMR; translated from the coding sequence ATGTGTAAAGATTGCGGATGCAGTATTACAGAACATACTCACGAACATCAGCATGAGCATTTACATAGCAACCCACAGTTAAATGATACGAAAACCATTGAAGTTATTACTAAAATTTTGGATAAAAACGACCATGAAGCAAAACATAACAGAGAACATTTTGAAAAATATAATGTTTTAGCTATCAATCTCATGAGTTCTCCCGGAAGCGGTAAAACTTCTGTATTAGAACAGCTTGCTTTGATGAATGAATTTCGATTTGGTGTTATAGAGGGAGATTTGGAAACGAACAGAGATGCAGATAGACTAAAAGCCAAAGGAGTTCCAGCATATCAGATACAAACCGGAAGTGCGTGTCACTTGGATGCTTTTATGGTACATGAAGCATTGCACAAAATACCTTTACAAGATCTAGATGTATGTTTTATAGAAAATGTTGGCAACCTTGTATGTCCTGCCAGTTACGATGTTGGAGCTCATCTTAATATTGTTTTGGTAAGTGTTCCTGAAGGCGATGACAAGATAGAGAAATATCCAGTTATGTTCAGACAAGCTGATCTTGTTTTGATTACAAAAACAGATCTTCTTCCATATTTTGATTTTGATGTTAAAAGAGCGAAAGAGACTGCACGAAGACTTAAACCTAATGTTGATATTTTGGAAGTTTCTACAAAAGATAATGAGTCTTTGAAAAAACTTGCCAACTGGATCAAATTTAAAATGGAGATGAGATAA
- the hypD gene encoding hydrogenase formation protein HypD has product MVLKDLYDRFRDPKAIQALSKEIEKEAEKLDRTINIMEVCGGHTHTIMKYGLLQLMPKNINFIHGPGCPVCIMPKERIDHAYILAMREDVILCTLGDMIKVPGSKGSLQDARSNGGDVRFVYSPLDVLKIAKENPDKKVIFFAIGFETTTPMTAALLENAIKQNIKNMLFHINHVTVPEVMKELIDSRDEHVDSYNNQIDAFLGPSHVSVIAGSKIYEQFPSQYNRPVVVSGFEPVDVMEGVLMMVSQFVEGRCEVEIQYKRSVSKEGNLKAQELIENYFEKRELFKWRGLGNIPKSAWKLKDEFGEFDAEKIYELPKEEIEDHKLCICGDILRGIAKPTECQVFGTACTPQKPLGSCMVSSEGACAAYYKYGNLL; this is encoded by the coding sequence ATGGTACTAAAAGATTTATATGACAGATTTAGAGACCCAAAAGCTATACAAGCTCTCTCTAAAGAGATTGAAAAAGAGGCCGAAAAACTTGATAGAACTATAAATATAATGGAGGTATGCGGCGGTCATACCCATACCATCATGAAATATGGCCTTTTGCAGTTAATGCCAAAAAATATAAACTTTATTCACGGTCCCGGATGTCCTGTTTGTATTATGCCAAAAGAGAGAATCGACCACGCCTATATCTTGGCAATGAGAGAAGATGTGATTCTTTGTACTTTGGGAGATATGATAAAGGTGCCTGGAAGCAAAGGAAGTTTGCAAGATGCAAGAAGCAACGGGGGCGATGTAAGGTTTGTCTATTCGCCTTTGGATGTGTTGAAAATTGCAAAAGAGAATCCAGATAAAAAAGTTATATTTTTTGCTATAGGTTTCGAAACGACTACGCCTATGACGGCTGCACTTTTAGAAAATGCGATAAAACAAAATATAAAAAACATGCTCTTTCATATAAACCATGTTACAGTACCTGAAGTTATGAAAGAGCTAATTGATAGCAGAGACGAACATGTAGATAGTTATAACAACCAGATAGACGCTTTTTTAGGGCCTAGCCATGTAAGCGTGATTGCAGGAAGCAAGATATATGAGCAGTTTCCTTCTCAATACAACCGCCCAGTTGTCGTTTCAGGGTTTGAACCTGTTGATGTGATGGAGGGGGTTTTGATGATGGTTAGCCAGTTTGTAGAGGGTAGATGTGAAGTTGAGATACAGTATAAAAGAAGTGTGAGCAAAGAAGGTAATCTTAAAGCGCAAGAATTGATTGAGAACTATTTTGAAAAAAGAGAACTTTTCAAGTGGAGAGGTCTTGGAAATATTCCAAAGAGTGCATGGAAGCTTAAAGATGAATTTGGCGAGTTTGATGCAGAAAAAATTTATGAACTGCCAAAAGAGGAGATAGAAGACCATAAACTGTGTATCTGCGGGGACATTTTAAGAGGTATAGCTAAACCGACTGAGTGTCAAGTTTTTGGTACTGCTTGTACTCCTCAAAAACCTCTTGGTAGCTGTATGGTTAGCAGTGAGGGTGCATGTGCTGCTTATTATAAATATGGGAATTTGTTGTAA
- a CDS encoding Bax inhibitor-1/YccA family protein: protein MALYNRDYIDAHNKSLEKEIVKEAPREEKLDRATFIKKTYQLFAASLMAATAGAYIGMDMAASIADWYWGLVILEFLLLFGIYFTKSKPGINLIMLFAFTFMTGITLTPLLSAVLGMPGGASIVTNALLLTGVAFGGISLFAINTKRDFTFMGKFLFIALIIMIVAALINIFLGSPILQLAIASAGALLFSAFILFDTQNIMRGNFSSPVEAAIALYLDVLNLFISLLQIMGLLGSSED from the coding sequence ATGGCACTCTATAATAGAGACTATATAGATGCTCATAATAAAAGTCTTGAAAAAGAGATAGTCAAAGAGGCTCCACGTGAAGAGAAACTTGATCGTGCAACTTTTATAAAAAAGACCTACCAACTCTTTGCCGCAAGTTTGATGGCAGCTACAGCCGGTGCATACATAGGTATGGATATGGCTGCTTCTATTGCAGACTGGTATTGGGGACTTGTTATACTTGAGTTTCTACTTCTTTTTGGTATATATTTTACAAAAAGCAAACCTGGAATCAATCTTATTATGCTTTTTGCGTTTACATTTATGACAGGAATCACACTAACGCCACTATTAAGTGCTGTTTTAGGAATGCCAGGAGGAGCTTCTATAGTTACAAACGCTCTACTTTTAACAGGAGTAGCCTTTGGCGGAATAAGTCTTTTTGCTATCAATACAAAAAGAGATTTTACCTTTATGGGTAAATTTTTGTTTATTGCTCTTATTATTATGATAGTAGCAGCTCTTATCAATATCTTTTTGGGAAGTCCGATTTTACAGCTTGCTATCGCTAGCGCCGGTGCCCTACTTTTTAGTGCATTTATACTTTTTGATACCCAAAATATAATGAGAGGAAACTTCTCTTCTCCAGTTGAAGCAGCAATCGCTTTGTATCTTGATGTACTAAACCTTTTTATATCACTTCTTCAGATTATGGGTCTCCTTGGAAGCAGCGAAGATTGA
- a CDS encoding hydrogenase maturation protein, with product MKILLISTNFNSLTQKIYCFLKDLGHTVSVEYAINDNVMIEGVELFKPDIVICPYLTKKLPIEIFKKIPTFIVHPGPFGDRGAYALDNAILGNKKEWGVTILEADDELDGGKIWATKNFKIPKKKKGYIYRNQVSDAAVELVSELIEKLKNGFKPLENPLLPMHKRVTQDRRKIDWTKDKSEEIIKKINASDNYPGVKDNFLGVDVYIFGVSLEKSALEDIEAKPKDILAKRDGAILVKTIDWAIWISHMTQIKEGIRQIKLPSTYVLKDKLKGIKEHRIPLYMDPQTQTFKEITFYKKNNVGFLEFDFYNGAMSSEQCIRLKYAIETLREEVYILVLMGGENFFSNGIHLTILEDSKKKGEDGWSNINAMNNLVKTILFSDDILTITVFRANAGAGGVFLGLASDIVFIKKGVVLNPHYKTMGLSGSEYHTYTLPKRVGKDKAKKLVDEALPISASFAKKIGLVDFIYNDFGEVESFVLELAEDEDRFYKILDEKRDRLERDEELISRCVEKELEKMYPEFWDEKSLFHKLRHDFVYKVCPLQTPKRLAIHRNEEFGTGNL from the coding sequence GTGAAGATACTTTTGATATCTACCAATTTTAACTCTTTAACTCAAAAAATATACTGCTTTTTAAAAGATTTGGGTCATACAGTTAGTGTAGAGTATGCTATAAACGATAACGTCATGATAGAGGGTGTCGAACTTTTTAAACCGGATATAGTGATATGTCCTTATCTAACAAAAAAACTGCCTATAGAAATTTTCAAGAAAATCCCTACTTTCATTGTACATCCGGGTCCTTTTGGAGACAGAGGAGCATACGCTCTTGATAATGCAATTTTAGGTAATAAAAAAGAGTGGGGCGTTACTATTTTAGAGGCTGATGATGAGCTTGACGGAGGAAAAATCTGGGCTACTAAAAACTTTAAAATACCAAAAAAGAAGAAGGGGTATATTTATAGAAATCAGGTAAGTGATGCGGCTGTTGAACTAGTAAGCGAGCTTATAGAAAAGTTAAAGAATGGCTTTAAACCTTTAGAAAATCCGCTTTTGCCAATGCATAAAAGAGTAACTCAAGATAGAAGAAAAATAGACTGGACTAAAGACAAAAGTGAAGAGATTATTAAAAAAATAAATGCTTCAGATAACTATCCTGGAGTAAAGGATAACTTTTTAGGGGTTGATGTATATATTTTTGGAGTAAGTTTGGAAAAAAGCGCTCTTGAAGATATTGAAGCCAAACCCAAAGATATTTTGGCAAAGCGAGACGGGGCGATTTTAGTCAAAACAATTGATTGGGCTATATGGATTAGCCATATGACACAGATAAAAGAGGGAATACGCCAGATAAAACTACCTTCCACTTATGTTTTAAAAGATAAATTAAAAGGTATAAAAGAGCACAGAATTCCCCTATATATGGATCCTCAGACTCAGACATTCAAAGAGATTACATTTTACAAAAAGAACAATGTTGGCTTTTTAGAGTTCGATTTTTACAATGGAGCTATGAGTTCGGAGCAGTGTATAAGACTCAAATATGCTATCGAAACACTTAGGGAAGAGGTGTATATACTGGTTTTGATGGGTGGCGAGAACTTTTTTAGCAACGGAATCCATCTAACCATATTGGAAGATAGCAAAAAGAAGGGTGAAGATGGTTGGAGCAATATTAACGCTATGAACAATCTGGTAAAAACCATTCTTTTTAGTGATGATATTTTAACTATTACTGTTTTTCGTGCAAATGCAGGAGCAGGCGGAGTTTTTCTGGGTTTGGCAAGCGATATAGTTTTTATAAAAAAAGGAGTTGTTTTAAATCCACACTACAAAACAATGGGATTAAGCGGTAGTGAGTATCACACTTATACACTTCCAAAAAGAGTAGGTAAAGATAAAGCTAAAAAACTTGTTGATGAAGCTCTACCGATTTCAGCCAGCTTTGCAAAAAAAATAGGACTGGTTGATTTTATATATAACGATTTTGGCGAGGTAGAAAGCTTTGTTTTAGAACTTGCTGAAGATGAAGATAGATTTTATAAAATATTGGATGAAAAAAGAGATAGGCTAGAAAGAGATGAAGAGTTGATAAGTAGATGTGTAGAAAAAGAGTTAGAAAAGATGTATCCAGAATTTTGGGATGAGAAAAGTCTTTTTCATAAGTTAAGACACGATTTTGTATATAAAGTTTGTCCTTTGCAAACTCCAAAGAGGTTAGCTATACATAGAAATGAGGAATTTGGAACTGGGAATTTGTAA
- a CDS encoding diheme cytochrome c, with protein MKKLIWLIIAGILAVSFVMAEDEDKYEKEYKEKTFFEKLFKKFKEEKDKPTTTRTLVQIEPLYKQECGECHMAYQPEFLPKRSWKKMMETLEDHFGVDATIEKEDNKKIVKYLLANASDSKKVYGEFNEFLESIPKNQTPLRISEIPYFKKEHRKIPKKYISQKEVKTFANCNACHKKAQSGDYSERYIDIPNYGK; from the coding sequence ATGAAAAAGTTGATTTGGCTTATAATAGCTGGGATTTTAGCAGTGAGTTTCGTTATGGCTGAGGATGAGGATAAATATGAAAAAGAGTATAAGGAAAAAACCTTTTTTGAAAAACTCTTTAAAAAATTTAAAGAGGAAAAAGATAAGCCAACTACAACAAGAACTCTTGTTCAGATAGAACCTCTCTATAAACAAGAGTGCGGCGAGTGTCATATGGCTTATCAACCAGAATTTTTACCCAAACGTTCTTGGAAAAAAATGATGGAGACACTAGAAGATCATTTTGGGGTAGATGCTACTATCGAAAAAGAAGATAACAAAAAGATTGTAAAATATCTTTTAGCAAACGCTAGCGATAGCAAAAAGGTATATGGAGAGTTTAACGAATTTTTAGAGAGTATACCTAAAAATCAAACTCCCCTTAGAATTAGCGAAATACCCTATTTTAAAAAAGAGCATAGAAAAATTCCTAAAAAATATATCTCTCAAAAAGAGGTCAAAACGTTTGCAAACTGTAATGCATGCCATAAAAAAGCCCAAAGCGGTGATTATAGTGAAAGATATATAGATATTCCAAATTATGGGAAATAG
- a CDS encoding transporter — protein sequence MKKTVCASLLVATLSYAHHGVASLGVVGLEGPGAPVETTSSAMLPEDKFLAYMKLDYASYKKYTDVIDDEMEESYYWMYGIGYGFKSYLSGYIFLPYYTKKQEDSVQTSGFHDINLMGVLGFKYDEGFILTPQNESLDDLEDWHFTIFANVSLPTGDSELKTANGSLYDAGMQLSFGEPSYMIGLSATKWFGNGFTLVMDTSYNTFQEHTYSDGTRVKFADEIRANAALAYKFYVNPKKKLRFDTNLEANFLHLGRDKENGVEQEATGGDILYTTIGFRLFYNNISAALGVKLPVWTKLNEEDKQQGSEGKEDYRVIFSFSTLF from the coding sequence ATGAAAAAAACAGTTTGTGCCTCTTTATTGGTTGCAACTTTGTCTTATGCCCATCATGGCGTAGCATCTTTGGGTGTTGTTGGATTGGAAGGTCCTGGTGCTCCTGTAGAGACAACAAGTTCGGCAATGCTACCAGAAGATAAATTTTTAGCTTATATGAAGCTTGATTACGCATCATATAAGAAATATACAGATGTTATCGACGATGAGATGGAGGAGAGTTACTACTGGATGTATGGTATCGGATACGGCTTTAAATCGTATCTTAGCGGTTATATTTTTCTGCCTTACTATACAAAAAAACAAGAAGACTCAGTTCAAACAAGCGGCTTTCATGATATAAATCTTATGGGGGTATTGGGATTTAAGTATGATGAAGGATTTATATTAACTCCACAAAATGAGAGTTTGGACGATTTAGAAGATTGGCATTTTACTATTTTTGCCAATGTCTCATTACCTACCGGTGATAGCGAGTTAAAAACAGCAAATGGCTCTTTATATGATGCAGGAATGCAACTAAGTTTCGGAGAGCCTTCGTATATGATAGGTCTTAGTGCTACAAAATGGTTCGGAAACGGCTTTACTTTAGTAATGGATACATCTTATAATACTTTCCAAGAACACACTTACAGTGATGGAACAAGAGTTAAATTTGCAGACGAAATAAGAGCAAATGCGGCTTTGGCTTATAAATTTTACGTAAATCCTAAAAAGAAATTACGATTCGATACTAATCTTGAAGCTAATTTTTTACATCTAGGACGTGATAAGGAAAATGGAGTCGAACAAGAAGCAACGGGAGGAGATATTTTATATACTACAATAGGTTTTAGACTTTTTTATAACAATATAAGTGCGGCTCTTGGAGTGAAACTTCCTGTATGGACAAAGCTTAATGAAGAGGATAAGCAACAAGGAAGCGAGGGGAAAGAGGATTATAGAGTAATTTTTAGTTTTTCTACACTATTTTAG
- a CDS encoding energy-coupling factor ABC transporter permease has product MHIPDGFISPITYIPAYAASAVLWYIASKKVEIDSQNVSFLATLSALSFVFMMIAIPLPGGTSAHLSGIALLALIFGPWLSFVAASLVLVVEALIFGEGGVTTLGINILAIAFVGSFSSYYVYKVLKRRNETLAIFLAGWVGVNLSAVFIAFLLGIQPIIASIDGKPLFFPFDIKTTTLAIMVPHMLIGLVEGAVTVILYRFLKKNFKVMFDDR; this is encoded by the coding sequence ATGCATATACCTGATGGCTTTATTTCGCCTATTACATATATTCCGGCATATGCAGCAAGTGCCGTTTTATGGTATATAGCCTCTAAAAAGGTAGAGATTGATAGCCAAAATGTATCTTTTTTGGCTACTCTATCTGCTTTAAGTTTTGTTTTTATGATGATAGCTATACCGCTACCGGGAGGTACTTCAGCTCATCTTAGCGGTATAGCTCTTTTGGCGTTGATTTTCGGACCCTGGCTCTCTTTTGTTGCCGCATCCTTAGTTTTAGTTGTGGAAGCTTTAATATTTGGTGAAGGCGGAGTAACTACTTTGGGAATAAATATTTTGGCGATTGCTTTTGTAGGTAGTTTTAGTTCATACTATGTATATAAAGTTTTAAAAAGAAGAAACGAAACTTTGGCTATCTTTTTGGCCGGCTGGGTAGGTGTAAATCTATCGGCTGTTTTTATAGCTTTTTTATTGGGGATTCAGCCTATAATAGCTTCAATAGACGGTAAACCTCTTTTTTTTCCTTTTGACATAAAAACAACCACTTTGGCTATAATGGTTCCTCATATGTTGATAGGTTTGGTTGAAGGGGCGGTAACTGTGATATTGTATAGATTTTTAAAGAAAAACTTTAAAGTGATGTTTGATGACAGATAG
- the hypA gene encoding hydrogenase maturation nickel metallochaperone HypA: protein MHEYSIVQSLLDIIEDNAKKHNAKKVTKIVVKIGVLSGVEPHLLEIAFNTFKEGTICEEAFFEMIIEPLKVECKECKNVNEIEHNSLLFECPVCKSVDLEVLSGENMYLMSLEME, encoded by the coding sequence ATGCACGAATATTCAATAGTCCAAAGTCTTTTAGATATTATAGAAGATAATGCAAAAAAACATAATGCAAAAAAAGTTACAAAGATAGTTGTTAAAATCGGAGTTTTGAGTGGAGTAGAGCCTCACCTGCTTGAGATTGCATTCAATACTTTTAAAGAAGGGACTATTTGTGAGGAAGCTTTTTTTGAAATGATAATAGAACCTTTGAAAGTTGAATGCAAAGAGTGTAAAAATGTGAACGAAATAGAGCATAACTCTTTGCTTTTTGAATGTCCGGTATGCAAAAGTGTAGATCTAGAAGTTTTAAGCGGCGAAAATATGTATCTTATGAGTCTTGAGATGGAGTAA
- a CDS encoding HypC/HybG/HupF family hydrogenase formation chaperone has protein sequence MCLSIPSQVIEINKDEMTAIVDTLGVKRKVGIDFIADEVKVGDYVLIHIGYAMNIIDEEYAKESIALYQEIIEKMEEEEKRAMIDESDNCPSGGGG, from the coding sequence ATGTGTCTTTCGATTCCGTCACAAGTTATTGAGATAAACAAAGATGAAATGACCGCGATTGTGGATACTTTAGGGGTTAAAAGAAAAGTCGGTATTGATTTTATAGCTGATGAGGTAAAAGTTGGTGATTATGTTTTGATACATATCGGATATGCCATGAATATTATAGATGAAGAGTATGCTAAAGAGTCAATCGCTCTATATCAAGAGATAATAGAGAAAATGGAAGAGGAAGAGAAAAGGGCTATGATAGATGAGAGTGACAACTGTCCGAGTGGAGGCGGAGGCTGA
- the hypE gene encoding hydrogenase expression/formation protein HypE, which produces MQKTITLSMGNGGIENQELIEKIIFRHIKNEFLERAEDATSLSEFKNPVFTTDSFTITPLFFKGGDIGKLAVAGACNDLAMMGAKPKFLSLSFIIEEGFNVRDFEKIVRSIKKELDINEAKVVTGDTKVVPKESCDGIYINISAIGERVKEFSQKNIEVGDVVLISGDIARHGASIFASREGIELENEITSDCKSLWPVVERLIKEDVKIKACRDATRGGVAAVLNEWAKAKDLCFEIEEAKVKVSDEVRGICEILGFEPFILANEGTFVAAVDINDSQKALEILKEFNENASVIGIVTDEYPQKVLLKSEWGTRRFLDMPSGEILPRIC; this is translated from the coding sequence ATGCAAAAAACAATAACACTTTCAATGGGAAACGGCGGGATAGAGAATCAAGAATTGATTGAAAAGATTATATTTAGACACATAAAAAATGAGTTTTTAGAAAGAGCCGAAGACGCAACTTCCTTGAGTGAGTTTAAAAATCCGGTATTTACAACAGATTCTTTTACCATAACTCCTCTTTTTTTCAAAGGAGGAGATATTGGAAAACTTGCAGTTGCTGGGGCCTGTAACGATCTTGCAATGATGGGGGCAAAACCAAAGTTTTTATCTTTATCTTTCATAATTGAAGAGGGATTTAATGTTAGGGATTTTGAGAAAATTGTTAGAAGTATAAAAAAAGAGCTTGATATTAACGAAGCTAAAGTTGTAACAGGAGATACTAAAGTAGTACCAAAAGAGAGCTGTGACGGGATTTATATAAATATCTCAGCTATAGGAGAGAGAGTTAAAGAGTTTTCTCAAAAAAATATAGAAGTTGGTGATGTAGTTTTGATATCAGGTGACATTGCAAGACATGGAGCTAGTATATTTGCAAGCCGTGAAGGGATAGAGCTGGAAAATGAGATAACAAGTGATTGCAAATCTTTATGGCCAGTTGTTGAGAGACTTATAAAAGAAGATGTGAAGATAAAAGCCTGTAGAGATGCTACAAGAGGGGGAGTTGCTGCGGTACTTAATGAGTGGGCAAAAGCTAAAGATTTATGTTTTGAGATTGAAGAGGCCAAAGTTAAAGTAAGCGATGAGGTGAGAGGAATTTGCGAGATTTTGGGGTTTGAGCCTTTTATTTTGGCAAATGAGGGAACTTTTGTAGCGGCAGTTGACATAAACGATAGTCAAAAAGCATTGGAAATTTTGAAAGAGTTTAATGAAAATGCTAGTGTTATTGGGATAGTAACGGATGAATACCCACAAAAAGTTTTACTAAAAAGTGAGTGGGGAACAAGAAGGTTTTTAGATATGCCAAGTGGTGAGATTTTGCCAAGGATATGCTAA